From Marinoscillum sp. 108, a single genomic window includes:
- a CDS encoding di-heme oxidoredictase family protein, with product MKHSQLLITICCMILLGSCESLIPPAPEESELLDGPMTELTPAQNRQFLAGDIAFNDEVFTALNGLGPLFVATSCGSCHAGDGKGHPFTTLTRFGQTAPDTPHQSPGAPQLQHRALPGFEPERIPEGTPYMNFTPPAVTGLGLLSAITDAQILDNADPDDLDNDGISGVPNYVSPPPYFEQQWFHSPLNGKIIGRFGKKAAAVDLLHQTVSAYNQDMGITSTFEPTDTYTGLTLDPEVSDKTVRDVVFYLRTLKAPIPRNAQESIITSGRKIFENINCSGCHIPEWKTPSSDIEALSNKLFYPYTDLLLHDMGPELDDGVTEGSAETYEWRTPPLWGLGLSPNSQGGQYFLMHDGRAKSIAEAINMHGGEAEQSKLAFQALAESDQEALLKFLESL from the coding sequence ATGAAGCACTCTCAACTTCTTATCACCATCTGCTGCATGATCCTACTGGGAAGCTGTGAAAGCCTCATCCCACCAGCCCCTGAAGAAAGTGAACTACTGGATGGCCCGATGACTGAGCTCACCCCCGCCCAAAACCGGCAATTCCTTGCGGGTGATATCGCTTTTAATGATGAAGTCTTCACTGCCCTAAATGGCCTGGGCCCACTCTTTGTCGCCACTTCCTGTGGTAGCTGCCATGCAGGTGATGGCAAAGGTCATCCCTTCACCACCCTCACCAGGTTTGGGCAAACCGCACCCGACACCCCTCATCAGTCACCCGGTGCTCCGCAACTACAACACCGGGCACTCCCTGGTTTCGAACCTGAACGAATTCCAGAAGGCACACCTTATATGAATTTCACACCACCGGCCGTCACCGGACTGGGACTGCTCTCAGCTATCACGGATGCGCAAATCCTGGACAATGCTGATCCCGATGACCTGGACAATGACGGCATCTCCGGAGTGCCCAATTACGTTAGTCCACCCCCCTATTTTGAACAGCAGTGGTTTCACTCTCCACTCAATGGAAAAATCATAGGCCGATTTGGAAAAAAAGCAGCAGCAGTGGACCTCCTTCACCAGACCGTGAGCGCCTACAACCAGGACATGGGGATCACCTCTACCTTCGAGCCCACAGATACCTACACCGGCCTCACGCTGGACCCTGAGGTAAGCGACAAGACGGTGCGAGATGTGGTTTTTTACCTGCGAACACTCAAGGCACCTATCCCCAGAAACGCTCAGGAGTCGATCATCACATCCGGACGAAAAATCTTCGAAAACATCAATTGTTCAGGCTGCCATATCCCCGAATGGAAGACACCCTCCTCAGATATCGAAGCCCTATCCAACAAGCTTTTTTATCCCTATACAGACCTACTCCTACACGACATGGGCCCTGAGCTGGATGATGGCGTCACTGAAGGCAGCGCCGAGACTTATGAGTGGCGAACTCCTCCGCTTTGGGGCCTGGGTCTATCGCCCAACTCGCAGGGAGGTCAATACTTCCTGATGCATGATGGCAGGGCCAAAAGCATTGCTGAAGCCATCAATATGCACGGTGGTGAAGCAGAGCAAAGTAAGCTGGCGTTTCAGGCCCTTGCGGAAAGTGATCAAGAGGCGCTTTTAAAATTTCTGGAATCTCTATAG
- a CDS encoding ubiquinol-cytochrome c reductase iron-sulfur subunit, translating into MKRKEFIKTCGIGCLSLMSGASLLAGCVGTRHINVPISDSFLLIPLSEFFNEKKEKYRKYIIVQNEELSYPICVYRFSENEYTAIWMRCTHQGTELQAYGDRLQCPAHGSEFSNTGALQNGPADQPLRIFPVTADLNQIKIDLR; encoded by the coding sequence ATGAAACGAAAAGAATTTATCAAAACCTGCGGAATCGGGTGCCTGAGCCTCATGAGCGGCGCTAGTCTTCTGGCTGGCTGTGTAGGCACGCGGCACATCAATGTTCCCATTTCCGACTCCTTTCTCCTCATTCCTTTAAGTGAGTTTTTCAATGAAAAAAAGGAGAAATACAGGAAATACATCATCGTTCAGAATGAAGAGCTGAGCTACCCCATATGTGTTTACAGGTTTTCAGAAAACGAATATACCGCCATCTGGATGAGATGTACCCATCAGGGCACGGAGCTCCAGGCCTATGGCGACCGACTACAATGCCCCGCCCACGGCAGTGAATTTTCCAATACCGGTGCATTACAAAACGGACCTGCGGATCAGCCACTGAGAATCTTTCCCGTCACTGCAGACCTCAACCAAATCAAAATAGACCTACGATGA
- a CDS encoding DJ-1/PfpI family protein, whose translation MRPNSLHYLISLALLSQFSAADAQQKRTYNVAIVVHEGVELFDFAGPGEVFAAAARSNDVANINVFTVAPSKEPVVSQTFLSINPNYSIDDAPPIDILVIPGGRTGVLLNDAKFMAWVKELEPKTDNLLTVCTGAFVPARLGLLDGLKATTHHGSIASLKSGYPNITVIEEEKFVDNGHIITSGGVSSGTEGALHMIQRIAGLKAAKGVARYMEYDHWSPDKGLMAYENEAIKKLKSMSVTTKSRDGMKSDFSGFERELSNVTAEMVDFGELEAYGDELLENNQSELSLMVFRRLSELYPWSIIPFDRMTEVARKTGKNDTPPTEEEFINLIKENGIAAASESFETWQKKYPGWKIFGEGSLNILGYKYLYGPEIDTALGIFQLIVKAYPESWNAWDSLAEGYLKSEDYPMARKYYNKSLKLNPENTNATKMLEQMKTQYAGQ comes from the coding sequence ATGCGTCCCAACTCCCTTCACTACCTGATCTCACTGGCACTATTAAGCCAATTTAGTGCGGCTGATGCACAGCAGAAAAGAACCTACAATGTGGCCATCGTGGTTCACGAAGGTGTAGAGCTTTTTGACTTTGCCGGCCCTGGCGAAGTATTTGCAGCTGCAGCCCGATCCAACGATGTGGCCAATATTAATGTATTCACTGTGGCACCCTCCAAAGAACCGGTGGTCAGCCAAACCTTTCTGAGCATCAATCCCAATTACTCCATTGATGACGCACCACCGATCGACATCCTGGTGATCCCGGGAGGAAGAACCGGTGTGCTGCTCAACGATGCAAAATTCATGGCCTGGGTGAAAGAGCTGGAACCAAAAACCGACAACCTGCTGACAGTATGTACCGGAGCTTTTGTGCCGGCCAGATTGGGGCTACTGGATGGACTCAAAGCCACCACCCACCACGGATCCATCGCATCGCTGAAAAGCGGATACCCCAACATCACCGTCATAGAAGAAGAGAAATTTGTGGACAATGGGCATATTATTACGTCAGGCGGGGTGTCTTCTGGCACCGAAGGGGCATTGCACATGATCCAACGCATAGCCGGACTCAAAGCCGCCAAAGGGGTAGCGAGGTATATGGAGTATGACCACTGGTCGCCAGACAAGGGGCTCATGGCCTACGAAAATGAAGCCATCAAAAAACTCAAAAGCATGTCAGTCACCACCAAAAGTCGCGACGGAATGAAGTCGGATTTTTCAGGCTTTGAAAGAGAACTTAGCAACGTGACCGCAGAGATGGTAGATTTTGGTGAGCTGGAAGCCTATGGTGACGAGTTGCTGGAAAACAACCAGTCAGAGCTCAGCCTAATGGTATTCAGGCGGCTTAGCGAGCTGTATCCATGGTCAATTATCCCTTTTGATCGCATGACGGAAGTAGCTCGAAAGACCGGTAAAAATGACACCCCTCCTACCGAGGAAGAGTTTATCAATCTCATCAAAGAAAATGGTATTGCTGCAGCCAGCGAATCCTTCGAAACCTGGCAGAAAAAGTACCCCGGATGGAAAATTTTCGGTGAAGGCTCACTCAATATACTGGGATATAAGTACCTGTACGGCCCAGAGATAGATACAGCCCTTGGTATTTTTCAGCTCATTGTAAAAGCCTACCCAGAGTCATGGAATGCGTGGGACAGCCTGGCAGAAGGGTATCTGAAATCTGAAGATTACCCGATGGCCCGAAAGTACTACAACAAATCACTGAAGCTCAACCCCGAAAACACCAATGCCACCAAGATGTTGGAGCAAATGAAAACTCAATATGCTGGTCAATGA
- a CDS encoding GlxA family transcriptional regulator: protein MSKRKIVFLILPKVHLQDLAGPAQVFYEADQLHKNTFELRYAGLKTDTISEQGLQLGGLEDFTHLELTREDYIFLPGIDFASYREQPVSEAETRLFSWLKDCHHEGVSIASVCSGALVLAKAGLLDHIRCTTHWKCIDYIQQAYPKTRVQANKIFEEDRRIYTSAGMTSGIDMSLSIIEAICGPLTAAHVAREMVVYVRRSGTESQKSYYLDYRTHFNPTIHQVQNYLINHINENPTLSELAEEFCVSERNLTRLFKKHAGLTIQDYKDVMRLELAAHLLHNPNYTQKYIAGECGFHDERQFRRLWKRKYHYPPSRHPEKVAH from the coding sequence ATGAGTAAAAGAAAAATTGTCTTCCTCATATTACCAAAAGTGCACCTTCAGGATCTGGCAGGTCCGGCTCAGGTCTTTTATGAGGCTGATCAGTTACATAAAAACACCTTTGAACTCAGGTATGCCGGTTTAAAAACCGACACGATAAGTGAGCAAGGGCTTCAATTGGGTGGCCTGGAAGATTTTACCCATCTGGAACTCACCCGGGAGGATTATATTTTTCTCCCGGGCATTGATTTCGCGAGCTATAGGGAGCAGCCCGTGTCTGAAGCCGAAACCAGGCTCTTTTCCTGGCTAAAAGATTGTCACCACGAGGGGGTTTCCATCGCCTCTGTATGCTCGGGTGCGCTGGTTCTGGCAAAGGCAGGTCTGCTGGACCATATTCGCTGTACCACCCACTGGAAGTGTATCGATTATATACAGCAGGCCTATCCCAAAACCAGGGTGCAGGCCAACAAGATTTTCGAAGAAGACAGACGGATCTATACCAGCGCGGGTATGACCTCCGGGATAGACATGTCCCTGTCCATCATTGAAGCAATTTGTGGCCCACTCACAGCAGCTCATGTGGCCCGAGAAATGGTGGTGTACGTCCGCAGAAGTGGCACAGAAAGTCAAAAGAGTTATTATCTGGACTACCGCACACATTTCAATCCCACCATACACCAGGTGCAGAACTATCTGATCAACCACATCAATGAAAACCCAACACTCTCGGAACTCGCGGAGGAGTTCTGTGTGAGTGAACGAAACCTTACCAGGCTTTTCAAGAAACACGCAGGACTGACCATTCAGGATTATAAGGATGTGATGAGACTGGAACTGGCAGCCCACCTCCTGCACAATCCCAACTATACTCAGAAGTATATCGCGGGAGAGTGCGGATTTCACGACGAGCGACAGTTTAGGAGGCTATGGAAACGAAAATACCACTACCCGCCTTCAAGGCATCCGGAAAAAGTTGCTCATTAA
- a CDS encoding peptidylprolyl isomerase produces MSIAKANDTVKVHYTGKLTSGQVFDSSLERDPLQFTVGGGQMIKGFDEAVNGMAISEKKTVTIPSAEAYGDRNDELIQKVPRTELPADMKPEAGQTLVATNDNGQQTHVIVQEVTEEAITIDANHPLAGQDLIFEIELVEIV; encoded by the coding sequence ATGAGTATTGCAAAAGCGAATGATACCGTGAAGGTACATTACACCGGAAAGCTTACTAGCGGACAAGTATTTGATTCTTCGTTGGAGCGTGATCCACTTCAGTTTACCGTAGGTGGAGGCCAGATGATCAAAGGCTTTGACGAGGCTGTAAATGGAATGGCCATCAGCGAGAAAAAAACCGTAACGATCCCTTCAGCGGAGGCTTATGGTGATAGAAATGATGAGTTGATCCAGAAAGTGCCCCGCACTGAGCTACCTGCTGATATGAAGCCCGAGGCTGGTCAGACATTGGTAGCTACCAATGACAATGGTCAGCAGACTCACGTGATCGTGCAAGAAGTGACTGAGGAAGCCATCACCATTGACGCCAATCACCCGTTGGCTGGTCAGGATTTGATCTTCGAGATCGAACTTGTGGAGATCGTATAG
- a CDS encoding polyprenyl synthetase family protein, with protein MPIQLKDIQEPVAAEMSEFEQKFRKSMRSNVMLLDKITSYIVRRKGKQMRPLFVFLSAGAAGGINESTYRGASLIELLHTATLVHDDVVDDSHYRRGFFSVNALWKNKIAVLVGDFLLSRGLLLSLNNDDFDLLKIVSNAVKEMSEGELLQMEKARKLDITEEVYYDIIRQKTASLITACCRVGASSAGADPEVIERMTQFGENVGMAFQIKDDLFDYGTFEIGKPTGIDIKEKKMTLPLIYALNQVGRSEKKRIRRMIKRSADEPKLVNEVIDFVKASGGIKYATDVMTDYHQKANKLLAELPESTYRTSLEQLVQFTIDRTK; from the coding sequence ATGCCCATACAACTCAAAGATATACAAGAGCCGGTAGCTGCGGAAATGTCAGAATTCGAACAGAAGTTTCGAAAGAGCATGCGCAGCAATGTGATGCTGCTTGATAAAATCACCAGTTACATCGTGCGTCGCAAGGGTAAGCAGATGCGCCCTTTGTTTGTGTTTCTGAGTGCCGGAGCGGCTGGCGGCATCAATGAGTCCACTTATAGGGGAGCTTCGCTGATCGAACTGCTGCACACCGCCACCCTGGTGCACGACGATGTGGTGGATGATTCCCACTATCGCCGTGGCTTCTTTTCAGTCAATGCCCTTTGGAAAAATAAGATTGCCGTATTGGTAGGTGACTTTTTGCTCTCCAGAGGATTGTTGCTTTCGCTCAATAACGACGATTTTGATTTGCTCAAGATCGTCTCCAATGCGGTGAAAGAGATGAGTGAAGGTGAGCTGCTGCAAATGGAGAAGGCCCGAAAGCTGGACATCACCGAAGAAGTATATTATGACATCATTCGCCAGAAAACAGCCAGTCTGATCACCGCTTGCTGCAGGGTTGGGGCCTCTTCTGCCGGAGCAGATCCGGAGGTGATCGAGCGCATGACCCAGTTTGGAGAAAATGTGGGGATGGCCTTTCAGATCAAAGATGATCTGTTTGATTACGGCACCTTCGAAATAGGGAAGCCCACGGGCATAGACATTAAAGAAAAGAAAATGACCCTGCCGCTGATCTACGCCCTTAATCAGGTGGGTAGGTCCGAGAAGAAGCGAATCCGTAGGATGATCAAAAGAAGTGCAGATGAGCCTAAGCTCGTCAACGAAGTAATTGACTTTGTGAAAGCCTCCGGAGGAATCAAGTATGCCACGGATGTGATGACTGATTATCATCAGAAAGCCAATAAATTATTGGCTGAATTGCCCGAATCGACCTACCGGACCTCTCTGGAGCAGCTGGTGCAGTTTACCATAGACCGCACCAAGTAG
- a CDS encoding PhzF family phenazine biosynthesis protein has protein sequence MSIKQAEYYLLDVFTDEKYGGNPLAIFPDASAINEHLFQKIAREMNLSETVFLFPPKENSNYSMRIFTPEKELPTAGHPTVGTAYYMARMHNLAKEGSLKITLNQPIGAVDVFVEFEDHHPAMVTMHHPLPVFGPTHNEKAWQVAELLSLDIEDLDDLPIEEVSCGNNTLIVPLKSVEALGKIRFRPHLWDNLRSEFNKSIVYTFTKTGVKEGDVQGRMFGPEVGILEDPATGSANGPLISYLTKHQLVSGPILSLQGCEMGRRSKLHLDADVDSQGNITAVKVGGKCVFVGKGFHFLELM, from the coding sequence ATGAGCATCAAACAAGCTGAGTATTATCTTTTGGACGTCTTTACAGACGAAAAATATGGTGGAAACCCGCTGGCGATTTTTCCAGATGCCAGTGCAATCAATGAGCACCTGTTTCAGAAGATAGCCAGAGAAATGAACCTGTCCGAAACGGTTTTTCTTTTTCCCCCAAAGGAAAACAGCAACTACTCCATGCGAATTTTCACTCCCGAAAAAGAATTGCCTACTGCCGGACATCCCACAGTAGGTACGGCATATTACATGGCCAGGATGCATAATCTTGCAAAAGAAGGATCATTAAAAATCACGCTGAACCAACCCATAGGTGCTGTGGATGTGTTTGTGGAGTTTGAAGACCATCACCCGGCCATGGTCACGATGCATCATCCGCTACCCGTTTTCGGGCCAACGCACAACGAAAAAGCCTGGCAAGTGGCTGAGCTGCTTTCTCTGGATATCGAGGACCTGGATGATCTGCCCATCGAGGAGGTTTCCTGTGGAAACAACACGCTCATTGTACCCCTAAAGTCGGTGGAAGCGCTGGGGAAAATCAGATTCAGACCGCATCTGTGGGACAACCTTCGCTCAGAATTCAATAAATCAATTGTTTACACCTTCACCAAAACCGGAGTGAAAGAGGGCGATGTGCAAGGCCGGATGTTTGGCCCTGAAGTAGGTATACTGGAAGACCCGGCTACCGGCTCTGCCAACGGCCCGCTCATCAGCTACCTGACCAAACACCAGCTGGTATCCGGACCTATACTGAGCCTACAGGGATGTGAGATGGGACGACGCAGCAAGCTTCATCTGGATGCGGATGTGGACAGCCAGGGGAACATCACAGCAGTGAAAGTGGGCGGAAAATGCGTCTTTGTGGGTAAAGGCTTCCACTTTTTAGAACTGATGTAG
- a CDS encoding 1-acyl-sn-glycerol-3-phosphate acyltransferase — protein MRRQKARYSEIIPRTKQWPIVQLAKDRKQFIEEVTTESFNNLKHITRGRSLREELEMTVYREKLRIKANPWRVDPKDEKSFWKSVQDRLSDSSALPPEEAKAVEEGLLTEIIRRYAEEISGNFKKNSYRFARGFITFGFARLLNATRVKGFASLFSRQLDLDDKINIVGEPEHIRELAKRGTVVMVPTHFSNLDSILIGWVIQFLGLPAFIYGAGLNLFNLKIFAYFMNSLGAYKVDRRKKNPVYLETLKTYSSQALRRGCHSLFFPGGTRSRSGQIEKALKLGLMSTAIEAQRIMYQEETPEKPARKIFLVPVVINYHFTLEAPALINEHLKRTGQERYYKEADEFTTSYKIATFLLKFFTKGSNISVSIGRGMDILGNYVDNEGNSVDAANQPIDPKDYFISQGKITVDLQREQEYVRILAKRVVEEYHKYNRVFASHLVAYTAFKMLERKNPKLDLYNLLRLPDEDLILDYEEFKKAWKKLRKRILKLERKGKVGAAQHLKEKADEAIVHGLANVGMYHAQRPLIKKGDKIIIQDMNTLYYYHNRMEGYGLEKHI, from the coding sequence ATGAGAAGACAGAAAGCCAGATATTCTGAAATTATACCCCGGACAAAGCAGTGGCCAATCGTGCAGCTGGCCAAGGACCGAAAGCAATTTATAGAGGAAGTAACCACCGAGTCTTTCAACAACCTGAAGCACATCACCCGTGGCAGATCCCTGCGGGAAGAGCTGGAAATGACCGTATACAGGGAAAAACTCCGCATCAAAGCCAACCCGTGGAGGGTAGACCCTAAGGATGAGAAATCATTCTGGAAAAGTGTGCAGGACAGGCTCAGTGACAGCAGCGCACTGCCACCGGAAGAAGCCAAAGCCGTAGAGGAGGGCTTGCTCACCGAGATCATTCGCCGGTATGCTGAAGAAATCTCCGGCAATTTCAAAAAGAATTCATACCGCTTCGCACGCGGGTTTATCACCTTTGGCTTTGCACGGCTGCTCAATGCCACGAGGGTCAAAGGCTTTGCGTCACTCTTCAGCAGACAGCTGGACCTGGATGACAAAATCAACATAGTAGGTGAGCCCGAGCACATTCGCGAGCTGGCCAAAAGGGGCACCGTGGTGATGGTGCCTACACACTTCAGCAACCTCGATTCTATCCTCATTGGCTGGGTGATTCAGTTTCTGGGGTTACCGGCATTCATCTACGGCGCAGGGCTCAACCTCTTCAACCTGAAAATATTTGCCTACTTCATGAATAGCCTGGGGGCCTATAAGGTAGACCGCAGAAAGAAAAATCCCGTGTATCTGGAAACCCTCAAGACGTACTCCAGTCAGGCACTCAGAAGGGGCTGTCACAGTCTGTTTTTCCCTGGGGGCACCCGCTCACGCTCCGGTCAAATAGAAAAAGCACTAAAACTGGGTCTGATGAGCACCGCCATAGAGGCGCAGCGGATCATGTATCAGGAGGAAACACCGGAAAAGCCTGCCCGAAAGATCTTTTTGGTGCCAGTAGTGATCAACTATCACTTCACACTGGAGGCACCTGCACTCATCAACGAGCACCTGAAGCGCACAGGGCAAGAGCGATATTACAAGGAGGCCGATGAGTTTACAACATCCTATAAGATTGCTACGTTTCTGCTCAAGTTTTTCACCAAAGGCTCCAATATCTCAGTGAGTATAGGCCGTGGGATGGACATCCTGGGCAACTATGTAGACAATGAAGGTAACAGTGTGGATGCCGCCAATCAGCCGATTGATCCTAAGGACTATTTTATTTCGCAAGGCAAGATCACTGTAGATCTACAGCGCGAGCAGGAATATGTGCGTATCCTGGCCAAGCGGGTGGTAGAAGAATATCATAAATACAACCGGGTTTTTGCCAGTCATCTGGTGGCATATACTGCCTTCAAAATGCTGGAGCGGAAAAATCCCAAACTTGATCTGTATAACCTGCTGAGGCTACCAGATGAAGACCTCATTCTGGACTATGAGGAATTTAAAAAAGCCTGGAAAAAACTACGCAAGCGCATACTGAAGCTGGAAAGAAAAGGAAAAGTGGGTGCGGCACAGCACCTGAAGGAAAAAGCCGATGAGGCCATCGTACACGGTCTGGCCAATGTGGGGATGTACCATGCTCAGCGTCCATTGATCAAAAAGGGCGATAAGATCATCATTCAGGATATGAATACTTTGTATTACTACCACAACAGAATGGAAGGCTATGGGCTCGAAAAACACATCTGA
- a CDS encoding NAD(P)H-dependent glycerol-3-phosphate dehydrogenase: MGSKNTSEKPIGVIGAGSFGTAVSNILAEKNQRVILYARTAEKAALLNSTRESSGHKLHDHIEVTNDLEYIGTSCDVIFPVVPSANFRAMMKELAPFLRPYHILIHGTKGFDLNVDLKKIDAQNPLSREHVRTMSEVIKEESSVVRIGCLAGPNLAREISEKKPAATVVASHFDEVIRVGQNLLKNDRFLIYGSNDLIGIELCGILKNIIAVGAGTIAGLELGENAKALFISRGLVEMVHIGKALGGNAEAFLGLAGVGDLVATSSSHLSRNFTVGNRLAKGETIDQIIESMEEVAEGVKTIRIINELSQTYKVRCPITETLYRIINQEMTVGDAHKYLMKFPFRAEIDFM, translated from the coding sequence ATGGGCTCGAAAAACACATCTGAAAAGCCAATAGGCGTCATAGGGGCAGGTAGCTTTGGTACCGCCGTATCTAACATCCTGGCCGAAAAAAACCAGCGTGTGATTCTCTACGCACGCACTGCTGAAAAGGCAGCGCTGCTCAACTCCACGCGAGAGAGCTCCGGTCACAAGCTCCATGACCACATAGAAGTCACCAATGATCTGGAGTACATCGGCACCTCCTGCGACGTGATTTTCCCGGTGGTCCCTTCTGCCAATTTCCGGGCCATGATGAAAGAACTGGCGCCTTTCCTAAGGCCCTATCACATCCTCATTCATGGCACCAAAGGCTTCGATCTGAACGTGGACCTTAAAAAAATTGACGCACAAAATCCCCTCTCCCGTGAGCATGTGCGTACGATGAGTGAGGTGATCAAGGAAGAAAGCTCTGTGGTGCGCATCGGGTGTCTGGCGGGCCCCAACCTGGCCCGTGAGATCAGTGAGAAAAAACCCGCAGCTACTGTGGTAGCCAGTCACTTCGATGAAGTGATCCGGGTAGGTCAAAACCTGCTCAAAAATGATCGATTTCTGATCTATGGCAGCAATGACCTCATTGGGATAGAGCTCTGCGGTATTTTAAAAAACATCATCGCTGTGGGCGCTGGCACCATTGCAGGACTGGAATTGGGTGAAAATGCCAAGGCCCTTTTCATCAGCCGCGGACTCGTGGAAATGGTACACATCGGCAAGGCCCTGGGTGGCAATGCCGAGGCCTTTCTGGGACTGGCTGGTGTGGGTGACCTGGTGGCTACCAGCTCCAGTCACCTGAGTAGGAATTTTACCGTGGGCAATCGCCTGGCCAAAGGAGAAACCATCGATCAGATCATAGAATCTATGGAAGAGGTGGCCGAGGGGGTGAAGACCATCCGGATCATCAACGAGCTCTCACAGACCTATAAGGTGAGGTGCCCCATTACCGAAACACTCTACCGCATCATCAATCAGGAAATGACCGTGGGTGATGCCCACAAATACCTGATGAAGTTTCCCTTCCGGGCAGAGATAGATTTTATGTAG
- a CDS encoding toxin-antitoxin system YwqK family antitoxin — protein MKNLILPLVLCLLFSCDQINSLKGNKIAEEADNVVKNYYPDGELKSIYTVNELRQKHGVAKIYKKDGTLSKAFEYENGEKIKAISYYKNGNPLMEISYKNDVKDGPFKRFYENGKLESEAIFKENFPGKGLKEYTSSGSLKKHYPELIVKGIDQINLNGRYIIEVYFDKNPGRGTYYIGSLTEDTFLNYRLDEMERVNYRGRLVITPAPGVIIMEKLNFVGEFKTPTGNKYIVEKSFNLAIDNSF, from the coding sequence ATGAAAAATCTCATTCTTCCTCTTGTCCTGTGTCTTCTTTTTTCCTGTGATCAGATTAACTCCCTCAAAGGAAACAAAATAGCTGAAGAAGCCGATAACGTAGTGAAAAACTACTATCCAGATGGTGAATTGAAATCTATCTACACAGTCAATGAGCTTCGACAAAAGCACGGAGTAGCCAAAATATACAAAAAGGACGGAACTCTCAGTAAGGCATTTGAGTACGAAAATGGAGAGAAAATAAAAGCCATTTCATATTATAAGAATGGTAACCCATTAATGGAGATTAGCTACAAAAATGATGTTAAGGATGGTCCGTTCAAACGATTCTACGAGAATGGAAAACTGGAATCCGAAGCAATATTCAAAGAAAATTTTCCCGGAAAAGGGCTAAAGGAATACACCTCCTCAGGAAGTCTAAAAAAGCACTATCCAGAACTTATTGTCAAAGGTATAGATCAAATAAACCTCAATGGCAGATATATAATAGAGGTATATTTTGATAAAAACCCCGGAAGAGGAACCTATTATATTGGGTCACTAACTGAGGACACTTTTCTCAATTACAGGCTGGATGAAATGGAAAGAGTGAATTATAGAGGTAGACTTGTGATCACTCCTGCACCTGGGGTCATTATCATGGAAAAATTAAATTTTGTGGGAGAATTCAAAACCCCAACAGGCAACAAGTACATTGTGGAGAAGTCTTTCAATCTTGCCATCGATAATTCGTTCTAA